A window of Argopecten irradians isolate NY chromosome 14, Ai_NY, whole genome shotgun sequence contains these coding sequences:
- the LOC138308235 gene encoding uncharacterized protein isoform X2 produces MSVWIVAKIAALVTERWFIAGKRGTGIGLFEINSKGYIFAGPSTASVIAISVLIWMSESVIREIHCGRSFYLGCGAAAANLFAAIVFIIVIVNREIEDDTSCLNSEGPEVMMGPTGSRTTGNTSYPLNDIPGQSSLPLSGLSDTIPLEVSENASRMYFQTAIKEYPQTYTVVKPQRNTVTRGCPTEYKLPQDDPSYKYDQDPGNDFLSQY; encoded by the exons ATGAGTGTTTGGATTGTGGCTAAG ATAGCAGCCTTAGTAACTGAAAGATGGTTCATTGCTGGGAAAAGAGGTACAGGAATCGGACTATTCGAGATAAATTCAAAAGGCTATATCTTTGCGGGGCCATCAACTGCAA gTGTAATCGCGATATCTGTGTTAATTTGGATGTCTGAATCGGTAATTAGAGAAATCCATTGTGGAAGATCTTTTTATCTCGGTTGTGGTGCTGCCGCTGCCAATCTGTTTGCCGCCATCGTTTTCATTATCGTCATTGTCAACCGCGAAATTGAGGATGATACATCATGTCTAAACTCCGAAGGTCCCGAAGTAATGATGGGGCCCACAGGAAGTCGGACAACTGGTAATACCTCATACCCACTAAACGACATACCAGGACAGTCTTCTCTCCCTCTCAGTGGCTTATCTGATACCATCCCACTAGAGGTTTCTGAAAACGCATCAAGAATGTACTTCCAAACCGCCATAAAGGAGTACCCTCAAACCTATACAGTGGTAAAGCCTCAAAGGAATACAGTTACTAGAGGATGTCCTACTGAGTATAAACTACCACAGGATGATCCGTCCTACAAGTACGACCAGGACCCAGGAAACGACTTTCTATCACAATATTGA
- the LOC138308235 gene encoding uncharacterized protein isoform X1, with protein sequence MSVWIVAKIAALVTERWFIAGKRGTGIGLFEINSKGYIFAGPSTAICFLIYIAFSLFGCLCNVISIVYCNVEVCLSTRNQDRFFVKMQALIWFLSGVIAISVLIWMSESVIREIHCGRSFYLGCGAAAANLFAAIVFIIVIVNREIEDDTSCLNSEGPEVMMGPTGSRTTGNTSYPLNDIPGQSSLPLSGLSDTIPLEVSENASRMYFQTAIKEYPQTYTVVKPQRNTVTRGCPTEYKLPQDDPSYKYDQDPGNDFLSQY encoded by the exons ATGAGTGTTTGGATTGTGGCTAAG ATAGCAGCCTTAGTAACTGAAAGATGGTTCATTGCTGGGAAAAGAGGTACAGGAATCGGACTATTCGAGATAAATTCAAAAGGCTATATCTTTGCGGGGCCATCAACTGCAA TTTGTTTCCTTATCTACATAGCTTTTAGCCTTTTTGGGTGTCTGTGTAACGTAATATCCATCGTTTATTGTAACGTCGAAGTATGCTTATCTACTCGCAATCAAGACCGGTTCTTCGTCAAAATGCAAGCTCTAATTTGGTTTTTGTCAG gTGTAATCGCGATATCTGTGTTAATTTGGATGTCTGAATCGGTAATTAGAGAAATCCATTGTGGAAGATCTTTTTATCTCGGTTGTGGTGCTGCCGCTGCCAATCTGTTTGCCGCCATCGTTTTCATTATCGTCATTGTCAACCGCGAAATTGAGGATGATACATCATGTCTAAACTCCGAAGGTCCCGAAGTAATGATGGGGCCCACAGGAAGTCGGACAACTGGTAATACCTCATACCCACTAAACGACATACCAGGACAGTCTTCTCTCCCTCTCAGTGGCTTATCTGATACCATCCCACTAGAGGTTTCTGAAAACGCATCAAGAATGTACTTCCAAACCGCCATAAAGGAGTACCCTCAAACCTATACAGTGGTAAAGCCTCAAAGGAATACAGTTACTAGAGGATGTCCTACTGAGTATAAACTACCACAGGATGATCCGTCCTACAAGTACGACCAGGACCCAGGAAACGACTTTCTATCACAATATTGA